The Pararhizobium sp. IMCC21322 sequence GCGCAGGAGGCGGCGTTCTATGGCTAGCCCTTGCCACCACACCTGAGCACCTGATTGGGGCAATGGGCCTGATTGGAATTGGGTGTTCACCGGTGCTGATGGCGCCGATCTTCATATTTGCCAAAGCATTTCCAGCCGTGCGTTTTGGTCTTTTGTCAGCTTGGTTTGTTGCATTTGGCTCCATTGGAAATGTTGCCGGTGCAAAGCCGCTGGAACTTCTGGCCACTCAGTTTGGCTGGCGGTCCGTCATGTTCGGTTTGTTTGTACTGACCATCGCAATTGGTCTTGCCATTTACCAGTTTGTCAAAGATCCGGTTCGGGAAACCACAGGCGACAATCCGTCAGATCGCGGCTCATTCCTCACGCTCTTGAAGTTGAAAGCTCTCTGGCCAATTTTTCCAATTATGGCCGTTGTCTATGCCATCCCTGCCGGGCTCAGAGGTTACTGGATCGCGCCCTATTTGTCGGATGTCTACGGTTTGGACTCAGCGGCAATCGGAACACTCACCTTGTGGATGGCACTTGCCATGATTGCCGGTAGCGTTGCATACGGTCCGCTCGATCGTTGGTCACCATCCCGCAAATGGTTGAATGTCTGCGGTGGCGCAATTGTGATTGTTTGTGTGTTTGTACTTGCAATCTGGACCGCTTCAAGCCTGTACCTGACCACCGCGATGCTTATTTTATGCGGATTTGCAGGTATGGGATATCCGGTGTTGATGGCCCATGCGCGCCAATTTTTCCCACCTCATGCGGTCGGACGTGGCGTCACGCTGCTAAATTTCTTTTCTGTCGGCGGTGTCGGTGTCATGCAATGGACGACAGCAGCCATCATTCGCGATGAAACCATTCAGAACACACCAATTCACGCATTCCAGACCTTATTCTGGTTTTATGCTATCTGCCTGACTTTGGTTCTGGCCCTCTATCTAGCCGCCAAAGAGCGGCCAGAAGACGTTGCGGTCTAGCGGGAAAATGGCTTGTATTTGATACGACGTGGATTTTCTACGGCGTCAGCTCCAAGACGACGCTTCTTATCTTCCTCATAGTCAGCGTAGTTGCCTTCAAACCACTCCACATGGCTGTCCCCTTCAAAAGCCAGCATGTGGGTCGCCAGCCGATCAAGGAACATGCGATCATGGGAAATAACCACGGCGCAACCGGCAAAATCTTCCAGCGCATCTTCAAGTGCGCCAAGGGTTTCGGTATCAAGGTCATTGGTTGGCTCATCGAGCAGCAAAACGTTTGAGCCTGATTTCAGCATCTTTGCCAAATGCACGCGGTTGCGCTGACCACCAGACAAAGACCCGACCCTTTGTTGCTGGTCACCACCTTTAAAGTTGAAAGCACCAACATAGGCACGGCTGTTCATTTCATGCTTGCCCAGTTTGATAACTTCGTCACCACCGGAAATTTCTTCCCAGACATTCTTGTCCGCGTCCAGCGTGTCGCGTGATTGGTCGACATAGCCAAGCTTGATGGTTTCTCCCAATCGCACAGTGCCAGAATCAGGCTCCTCCTGCCCGGTAAGCATACGGAACAAAGTGGTTTTACCCGCGCCATTGGGGCCAATAACACCCACAATGCCGCCCGGAGGCAGATTGAATGACAAATCATCGATCAGCAGCCGCTCACCATAGCCTTTGGAAACACCTTCCATCTCAATAACGATCTGCCCCAGTCGTTCACCGGGCGGAATGAGAATTTGGGCTTGCCCCGGCTTGCGAGCTGCACTGCGTTCCACCAACTCATCATAGGCTTTGATACGCGCCTTGGATTTGGTCTGACGTGCTTTCGGACTGGCTGCTATCCATTCCCGTTCCCGCTCCAACGCGCTGTGACGGGCTTCATCTTCACGCCCTTCCTGCGCCATACGCTTGGATTTGGCATCCAGATAGGCAGAGTAGTTGCCCTCATAGGGAATACCATTGCCACGGTCGAGTTCCAGAATCCAGCCAGTCACATTATCAAGGAAATACCGATCATGGGTGATGATCAGTACAGACCCCTTAAAGGCGACAAGATGTTTCTCCAGCCAGGCTACTGTCTCGGCGTCCAGATGGTTTGTCGGCTCATCCAGCAGCAACAAATCCGGTTCTGCCAACAGCAACTGGCAAAGAGCAACCCTGCGTTTTTCACCGCCGGAGAGATTTTCTACGGAAGAATCTCCCGGCGGGCAGCGCAGAGCTTCCATCGCCATTTCGACCTTGCTGTCCAGATCCCAAAGATCCTGGGCATCGATCATGTCCTGAAGCTTGGCGCCTTCATCAGCGGTCTCGTCAGAATAGTTCATCATCAGTTCGTTGTAGCGATCTATGATCGCCTGCTTCTCTGCAACGCCTTCCATGACATTGCCCAGAACATCCTTGGATTCATTCAGTTCCGGCTCCTGGGGCAGATAGCCAATTTTTGCACCCTCTGCTGCCCACGCCTCGCCCGTATAGTCTTTGTCCAGACCAGCCATAATGCGCAACAAGGTCGACTTACCGGAACCATTTGGTCCAAGCACACCGATTTTCGCATCCGGGTAAAACGACAAGTGAATATTGTTGAGCACCTTCTTGCCGCCGGAATAGGTCTTTGAAAGCCCGCTCATATGATAGATAAATTGCCGCGCCATAGGGCTGATCGTTCCTTCAATGTCGATTGAGATTTGAGCACCTTCTACGACAGATCGCCATGTGCTCGCAATTACTGATAGCCGGATTTGTTAAGTTTTTACAGCAGCAAAACTTATGCGAACACCATCTGTTTTGAACACCAGACAACAAAAAAAGCCGCCAGCACCGGGAGGTGCTGGCGGCTCACATTCTATTCAGTCGACTGCAGGGCGAGAGGGGGAGTTCGTCCTGAGACCGAATACAATATTACATGGTTGGGAGAAGTACTTTGTCGATCACATGAATGACGCCGTTTGAGGCTTCAATGTCTGCGGTCACGACAGTTGCATCATTGATCATGACGCCGTCCATTGCGTTCACATCAATTTCCGAACCCTGAACAGTTGCGGCCATCATTTCCTTGCCTGCAATGTCCGCGGCCATCACTTTGCCGGGCAGAACATGGTAAGTCAGGACAGCGATCAGCTTGTCCTTGTTTTCCGGCTTCAGAAGATCTTCAACGGTACCAGCTGGCAGTGCTGCAAACGCTTCATCTGTCGGTGCAAACACTGTAAACGGGCCTTCGCTTTTCAGCGTATCCACAAGATCGGCAGCCGTAACCGCGGCAACCAGAGTTTCAAACGAACCAGCATCGACGGCAGTATCGACGATATCTTTGCTGTGACCTGCAGCGTGAACGGACGCGCTGAATGCGAGTGCGAAAATGCCGGCCATTACAGTTTTAAACAGTTTCATTTGGAATGCTCCCTGAGCAATTGAGTTTCAAAATTTAACATCAAGCGCTTGATGTGGGAGTTACGCAGGTCATTCCGTTACAGATTACATTCAGTCAATTAACTATTGTTAATGTTGGGTTTTCTAAAGCTCAGTCTGCCTGCAATCGAAAGCTGAGAGAGGCCCAAAGGCTTTGCCAAACAGGGATACGGCCATTCACAGCCTCCGCAGACTGCTTTGGATCAATCGCTTCCATCTGCACTGCGCTGACAAGAAAAAACCCGCCGCTATCGATCAGGATGTCAGCAATACCATTTGCGTCGCTGCGCGTTAGACGCCTGGAAACAGACCCATCAATGTTGCGCTGAAACGTAGCGATCTGAATGTTCTCCAAAGGAAGCCCGGATCTCAACAACTGCACTTCCAAACGCTCACGACCTGGCTCAAAAGGAGAATTCATCGCAACAAGTTCAATCGGCAAACCGACCGCTTGGTCGGCGCTGGAACCGTCAGATTTGTATGGCCCAACCTGAACGAGGGATTTGGCAAACCGGGTATAGTTTTCTCTGAAATTCTTTGATGGCAAGCCGCGCTCTTTATGCGTGTCCAGCACCCAATCCAGTCCCTCATAATCCAGAAATTGCTGAAATTTTTCTGGACTTGCATAGGTCAGGCCCTCAATTTTGGACTGATATGCGATGATTTGAAGGCCAGGGTCCTCGATGCGCATTTGAAGGGCAGGATTATCGCCAACCCGGCTTTCCACTGGTTTGGTCGAACCGCCCGCAGTTATGGTGAATCGCTCAAATCTTGGCGGAAGATATGAATAGGTACTGCCTGAAAGGTCCTGCCCGACATTCAAAGTGGCAGTAAATCCCTCTCCAACTGCGATTTGTGACGTATCAGGTTCGATCCAGAATTCATGCGCTAGCGTACCCTCAATGGATGCAGTCATGATTCCAACTATCGAGAAAACACGAAGAAGACGAAATTTGATTGCAGAACGCGCTACGCAGTGCATAAGATTTTTACTCCAGAGGCACCTGGCCTCAAATTGGTTATTCCGGAACACAAAATGCTAAAATTTCGACCTGCTGCTTACACAATGACACACAAAATTAAGCTCATCCTAGCCAACAAATTCAATCCATATTCCCGACTTTATATCAATCTAGTGCCTGTAATACTGGTTCTCCTAATTACAATTGCATCATTTACGGCATTGACCGGCACTGCCCGCGCTCATGAAATTCAGCCGGCCATTGCTGATCTTGTCTTTGCTCCGGATGGTTCCGCGTTTGAGCTTGATATTGCACTTAACCTTGAAGCAGCACTTGCTGGCATCGGGTCAGAACATGAAGACACGGACCAATCGCCCCAATCGGAGCAATACAACACGCTCAGGGCGCTTTCAGCAGATGATCTGCAAGCGCGGGTCGCTGCAAATCGTGAAGCATTTCTGGGTCAAATTACAATTTCCGCCGATGAAAATCCCCTTGAGACATCAATCGACAACCTGTCGGTGCCTGACATTGGAGACCTTTCGGTACCTCGTATCTCGCGGCTTAAATTAAAGGGTGAATTGCCTGCCAATGCGCAAAACATGACAGTTTCATGGGATGAGTCGCTGGGCGCAATTGTGCTACGCGGGCCATTAAGTGACAATGGCGAAGGCTATACCGGCTACCTGCAGAATGGCGCCACCAGTGATCCCATATCAATCCGGGGCATCACCTCCCAGAGCACGTGGCAGGTAATATCTGATTATGTTGTTATCGGCTATGCCCATATCATCCCCAAAGGGCTGGATCATATTCTGTTTGTGATCGGATTGTTTCTGCTCAGCACACGCCTGTCGCCGCTGTTCTGGCAGGTCACAGCCTTCACGCTGGCTCACACCATCACTCTGGCATTGGGGATGCTTGGACTTGTCACGGTTCCTGCCAGTATCGTTGAGCCGCTGATCGCCGCTTCAATTGTCTATATCTGCGTCGAAAACCTGTTCATGAATCATCTGAGCAAGTGGAGACCCTTTGTCATTTTTGGGTTCGGCCTTCTGCATGGTCTCGGCTTCGCCAGCGTTCTGACCGAAATCGGCCTTTCCCGATCTCACTTCGTCACAGGGTTGATATCGTTCAATATCGGCGTCGAACTTGGCCAGATCAGTGTTATTCTGCTTTGCTTTCTGGCTGTTGGCTTTTGGTTCCGCAGCAAGGATTGGTACAGAGCGGTGATTGTCATTCCAGGGTCACTGATCATCGCAGCGATAGGAGCTTACTGGTTTCTGGAGCGCACAGTGTTGGCCTGAAGGACTGGCAAACCTGTCACTGAAGCAGGTGAAAAATCGCATCTGCGTGACTGGACATTTTCCGAATTGAAGCGCTTGATGCGGCGAAATGACATGAGTCACAGGCCGCAATGCCACTAGCCCTGCTCCCCCTTCTCATTGCTGCGGGCATTTTGCTCGCCGGCAACGGCCTCCAAGGCACGCTCATTACCTTGCGTGGAACCTCGGAAGGCTTTTCAGCACTTGATATCGGGCTGATTGGCGCGAGCTATTCGACCGGTTTTCTGCTGGCCTGCATCTATGCACCGCGTCTTCTTCAATCAGTCGGCCATATCCGAACTTTTGCGGCACTGGCAGCATTATCAGCGGTCTGCACCCTGTTAATGGTCCTCGCAATTGACTCCATTCTTTGGGTCGCGCTGCGATTTGTCATGGGTTTTTGCTTTTCCGGGCTGTTCACAACGGTTGAAAGCTGGATCAATTCAAAAGCAAAAAAACAAAACCGAGCCCGTGTCCTTTCGCTCTACAGGATGATTGATCTGCTTGCTGTCACCGGCAGCCAGTTTCTGATCCCGGCCTTCGGCGTCATGAGTTTCGCGATCTTCTCCGTGGCGGCCATGCTGTATTGCCTGTCCATCGTGCCAATTTCCCTGTCGGACAGATCAAGTCCTAAACCACCTGAGAATTTCAAATTTGATCTAAAGGCCATTTGGGCGATTTCGCCATTGGCATGCTTCGGCTGTTTTACCATCGGCCTTACCAATTCTGCCTTCCGAAACATCGGGCCACTTTATGCACAGGATGTCGGGTTTGATGAAACGGGCATCGCTTTGTTCATGAGTGTTGGCATTGCTGGCGGCATTTTGCTGCAATATCCGTTGGGCTGGCTGTCCGATAGGTTCAACCGCCGCATGTCTCTCATGATTGCGACCTGTGGCGCCATAGCAGCCAGTATTACCCTGTCCGCACTCGGCACCACATCGCAAACGGGTAGCCTGATCGGCATTTTTGCCTTTGGAGCATTTGCCATGCCCCTTTATGCCTTGTCCGCAGCTCATGCCAATGATCAGGCTGAAGATGACCAATATGTGCTGGTGGCTGCCGGGTTGATGTTTTTCTTTTCGGCCGGCGCTATTGGTGGCCCGTTCTTTGCAGCCGTGTTTGCCGAACAATTCGGCTCACCGGCGATATTTGTCTACACAAGCCTCATGCATGGGATGCTGGTGGTGTTTACGATTGTTCGCTCGCTTGCAAGACCCGGCCTGTCACCAAAGCCCGACAGACGGTTCGTGGCACTGATCAGAACATCCCCGCAATTCCTGCGGCTGGCCAACAAAACCGCAAAACCGCCGAAAGAACCCAAAAGCTGAATTACTCAGCTGGTTCCAACTCGCCGGATTCCTTGTCGCTGCTCCCTTTGTTGCGAAAAACCGGGAGCATATTGTTCAGCGTTTCTTGGCTCAAATGGCACAGAATCTGGTGCCCGCGCAGCTGTTCTTCATCCTTGAATACCGTTCGGACCGGCGGAACTTCCGTATCGCATAATCCATCAATCTTGTACTGGCACCGGGTTGAGAAAGGACACCCTTTTGGCGGATTAAGCGATGATGGTAATTCGCCCTGCAGCACAATTTTTCGCTTCTCGATAGACGTATCGGCCACAGGAACTGCCGACAACAATGCTTCGGTGTAAGGATGATAGGGAGGCGAAAAGATTTCATCCGTGCTCCCCTGCTCCATTATCTGCCCCAGATACATGACAATAATGTGGTCTGCGAGATATCTGACAACCGATAGATCATGACTGATAAACAACAGGGTTGTGCGATGATCACGTTGAATGTTCATCAACAACTCTGTCACTGCAGCCTGTACAGACACATCCAGGGCCGACACAGGTTCATCCGCAATTACCATAGATGGATTACCCGCAAACGCACGCGCGATGCCAACCCGTTGCTTTTGACCACCTGATAATTGCCTTGGTCGGCGTTTGGCAAAATCGCGGGGCAACTTGACAGTATCAAGGAGCTCCATGACCCGGGCTTCAACCTTC is a genomic window containing:
- a CDS encoding nitrate/nitrite transporter — encoded protein: MGPSITILALGYVMSQFYRAFLAVLADDLSNDLGATPTELSLASGAWFVMFALAQFPVGIWLDRFGPRRMTAALFTFGAGGGVLWLALATTPEHLIGAMGLIGIGCSPVLMAPIFIFAKAFPAVRFGLLSAWFVAFGSIGNVAGAKPLELLATQFGWRSVMFGLFVLTIAIGLAIYQFVKDPVRETTGDNPSDRGSFLTLLKLKALWPIFPIMAVVYAIPAGLRGYWIAPYLSDVYGLDSAAIGTLTLWMALAMIAGSVAYGPLDRWSPSRKWLNVCGGAIVIVCVFVLAIWTASSLYLTTAMLILCGFAGMGYPVLMAHARQFFPPHAVGRGVTLLNFFSVGGVGVMQWTTAAIIRDETIQNTPIHAFQTLFWFYAICLTLVLALYLAAKERPEDVAV
- the ettA gene encoding energy-dependent translational throttle protein EttA → MARQFIYHMSGLSKTYSGGKKVLNNIHLSFYPDAKIGVLGPNGSGKSTLLRIMAGLDKDYTGEAWAAEGAKIGYLPQEPELNESKDVLGNVMEGVAEKQAIIDRYNELMMNYSDETADEGAKLQDMIDAQDLWDLDSKVEMAMEALRCPPGDSSVENLSGGEKRRVALCQLLLAEPDLLLLDEPTNHLDAETVAWLEKHLVAFKGSVLIITHDRYFLDNVTGWILELDRGNGIPYEGNYSAYLDAKSKRMAQEGREDEARHSALEREREWIAASPKARQTKSKARIKAYDELVERSAARKPGQAQILIPPGERLGQIVIEMEGVSKGYGERLLIDDLSFNLPPGGIVGVIGPNGAGKTTLFRMLTGQEEPDSGTVRLGETIKLGYVDQSRDTLDADKNVWEEISGGDEVIKLGKHEMNSRAYVGAFNFKGGDQQQRVGSLSGGQRNRVHLAKMLKSGSNVLLLDEPTNDLDTETLGALEDALEDFAGCAVVISHDRMFLDRLATHMLAFEGDSHVEWFEGNYADYEEDKKRRLGADAVENPRRIKYKPFSR
- a CDS encoding fasciclin domain-containing protein, giving the protein MKLFKTVMAGIFALAFSASVHAAGHSKDIVDTAVDAGSFETLVAAVTAADLVDTLKSEGPFTVFAPTDEAFAALPAGTVEDLLKPENKDKLIAVLTYHVLPGKVMAADIAGKEMMAATVQGSEIDVNAMDGVMINDATVVTADIEASNGVIHVIDKVLLPTM
- a CDS encoding DUF4198 domain-containing protein, with the translated sequence MTASIEGTLAHEFWIEPDTSQIAVGEGFTATLNVGQDLSGSTYSYLPPRFERFTITAGGSTKPVESRVGDNPALQMRIEDPGLQIIAYQSKIEGLTYASPEKFQQFLDYEGLDWVLDTHKERGLPSKNFRENYTRFAKSLVQVGPYKSDGSSADQAVGLPIELVAMNSPFEPGRERLEVQLLRSGLPLENIQIATFQRNIDGSVSRRLTRSDANGIADILIDSGGFFLVSAVQMEAIDPKQSAEAVNGRIPVWQSLWASLSFRLQAD
- a CDS encoding HupE/UreJ family protein → MTHKIKLILANKFNPYSRLYINLVPVILVLLITIASFTALTGTARAHEIQPAIADLVFAPDGSAFELDIALNLEAALAGIGSEHEDTDQSPQSEQYNTLRALSADDLQARVAANREAFLGQITISADENPLETSIDNLSVPDIGDLSVPRISRLKLKGELPANAQNMTVSWDESLGAIVLRGPLSDNGEGYTGYLQNGATSDPISIRGITSQSTWQVISDYVVIGYAHIIPKGLDHILFVIGLFLLSTRLSPLFWQVTAFTLAHTITLALGMLGLVTVPASIVEPLIAASIVYICVENLFMNHLSKWRPFVIFGFGLLHGLGFASVLTEIGLSRSHFVTGLISFNIGVELGQISVILLCFLAVGFWFRSKDWYRAVIVIPGSLIIAAIGAYWFLERTVLA
- a CDS encoding MFS transporter, with amino-acid sequence MPLALLPLLIAAGILLAGNGLQGTLITLRGTSEGFSALDIGLIGASYSTGFLLACIYAPRLLQSVGHIRTFAALAALSAVCTLLMVLAIDSILWVALRFVMGFCFSGLFTTVESWINSKAKKQNRARVLSLYRMIDLLAVTGSQFLIPAFGVMSFAIFSVAAMLYCLSIVPISLSDRSSPKPPENFKFDLKAIWAISPLACFGCFTIGLTNSAFRNIGPLYAQDVGFDETGIALFMSVGIAGGILLQYPLGWLSDRFNRRMSLMIATCGAIAASITLSALGTTSQTGSLIGIFAFGAFAMPLYALSAAHANDQAEDDQYVLVAAGLMFFFSAGAIGGPFFAAVFAEQFGSPAIFVYTSLMHGMLVVFTIVRSLARPGLSPKPDRRFVALIRTSPQFLRLANKTAKPPKEPKS